Genomic window (Acidobacteriota bacterium):
GGCGCCTCGGCGCCGTCCCCGTTCGGTTCTTTGCCGGGATCGAAGGCATCCATCGCCGGGGCAAGATCGGGACGGTCAGCGCCGCCAGCCAGGAAACGCGGACCTTTGCCGGCTTGAGCTGCCTGTTCTAGGGTTCTCCGATCATATCGCCAGGCTCACCCTTCCGGCGCGGCGATGCCCTGGACCAAGCCGGAGAGAGGGGCTTCCCGCGATCTGGAAAAAAGCCGATTTCCGGATCGCCCGGGGGACCGTCCCGTTCCTAGCGCTTGCCGATGATCTCCCAACCCTTCCTGCGGGCCAGGCGCCGGAGCTTGCGGTCGCCGTGGACGGCCACCGGATGGCCGACGAGCTCGAAGACGGGCAGGTCGGAGATGCGGTCGGCCAGGGCCCAGGAGCCCGGCCAGTCGATCCCTTCCGGGTCGATCCGGGAGAACAGGGCGTCGATCTTTCTCCGGCCGTAGGCGAAAATGCCGGTCTTGCGGCCGGTCAGCTTGCCGTCGGCCGCTTCGAGACCGGTCCCGATGAGGACCTCCGCCTCGAGCCGCTCCCGGAGCTGGTCGACGATCATCTGGAGGGAGCCCGAGAGGAGCACGATGCGGCAGCCTCCCGCCCGGAGGCTGAGGATCTTGGCCCGCAGGTCCTCCGGCACCGCCTCCCGCAGGAAGCCGTGCCCGAACGCGACGGCCCAGGCCCGAACCTCCTCGGGGTCCCGGCCCCTGAGGACGAGGGCGTTGGAGCCGATGGCGTTCCGGAAGCCGATGCGCAGGGTGTCGCGGACGAGGGACAGCAGGAACCCGGCCATCTTGATCAGGCCGACCCGGCCGTGGACGAACAATCCGAGGTAGAAGATCCGTTCGGCGTTCAGGCCCTTGAGGAGCGTGCCGTCGAGGTCGATGACCGCCAGGCGCGTACCCGGCGGGAAGGTGATCCTGTCCATGGTCTCCGGTGGCCCGGCGCATTCTGCGCCCGGGCGCGATACCGGCCAGATATAGCACACCCGTCAGGGCGAGTCAAAAGGCAAGTCTCGTGATCTTAGCTCGCTTGAGAATGCCTCCAGGGAAAGCCCATCGGGCAAGCATCCCTCCGATGAACCGTGGGATAGAGAACTCAACTAGGGCCTCAACTTAGGCTTATCCAGCCGCTGGTCCCGACAAATCGAGCGAAATGAAACCCAATTCGCGTTCCTATCGGCTGGAAGCTCAAGGAAGTTTGTCTCCTGCCATCCGCGGCTCGAGGGGACCTGCTTCACTTCTGTTGACCAGGGGGGCCGTGTCGGGCCCTCGAACGAAAAGCCAGGCTAGGAAGCGCGGCGGCGCGGCTCCTTGGCGATGAGCAGCGTGGTCGGGTCGAGCTTGAGCCGGATGTCCTTGGCGGCCAGCCGGCCGTGGTCCTGGACCAGGTTGAAGTGGACGTGGTCGCCGTGGTGCTGCAGCGAGATCAGAACGTCGATAGTCCCGAGGAAGTCCTTCAGCTCGTAGGGGATGCCCTGCTCGTCGAACAGGGGCTCGTCCTTCTTGAGCGAGGCGCTGAACCAGACCTCGAGGCCGAGGCGGCCGGCGAAGTCCCGGAACTTGCGCAGGTCGTCCGGCCCGGCCTGGTCGAAGTCGAGCCCGTCGACGATGACCGTGCCGGCCCGGAAGTTGCCGTGGACGATCATGGCCTCGAGGCTGCGCAGGACCTGCTCCGTCCGGGCCCCGTCCTGCTTGAAGTTCATGATGACCCGGCGCCGGATGAGCTCGTCGAACTCGTCCAGGGCCGACCGCATCTTCGGCGCCTTGGCGAGCTCCTTGAAGATGTCCTCGTACCAGTTGACGATGTAGTCGACCCGGCTGGCGTAGGAGACGTGGATGACATACTGGTCCTGGAGCAGCTTGTCCGCGGCGATGTGGACGAGGCAGGCCGTCTTGCCGACGCCCTTGCGGCTGGCCAGGACGCCGACGTGGCCCTTGCCCAGCCCGCCGGATATGGATTTCTCGAGCACCCGCAGCGGGCTGCGCTTGATGATCTCTTCCTTGACCGTGATCGTCATGGTCGTCTCCTCGCTATCTCTGGGACTTCTTCCGCTCGGCCTCGAGGTGCTGCTCGGTCAGCATCTCGGCGATGTGCGGCGGCACCTTGCCGTACTTCAGGAATTCCATGGTGAACTCGGCCTTGCCCTGGGTCAGGGAGCGCAGGACCGTCGAGTAGCCGAACATCTCGGCCAGCGGCACCTCGGCGTCCACCCGCGAGAACGTGCCGTCCTCGACCGAGCTGATGATGACGCCCCGGCGCTGGCTGATGGTGGCGAAGACGTTGCCGGCGAATTCCGACGGCCCCTCGACCGAGACCTTCATGATCGGCTCGAGGATCTGGGGCTTGGCCTTCATGTAGGCCTGCTTGAAGGCCCCCTGGGCGGCCGTCTGGAAGGCGATGTCCGACGAGTCGACGGGATGGTACTGGCCGTCGTTGACGACGACCTTCACGCCGATGACCGGGAAGCCGATGAGCTGGCCCTTCCTGAGGGAAGCCCGGAAGCCTTTCTCGCAGGACGGGATGAACTCGCGGGGGATGCGGCCGCCCTTGACGTCGTTCACGAACTCGAAGGCGCCCTTGGCCAGGGGCTCGAGCCGGCCGATGACCCGGGCGTACTGGCCGGCGCCGCCGGTCTGCTTCTTGTGGGTGTAATCGAAGTCGACGGCCTGGCTGACGGCCTCGCGGTAGGCGACCTGGGGCATGCCCGTCTTGACCTCGGCCCGGTACTCGCGCTTCATGCGCTCGACGTAGACGTCGAGATGCAGCTCGCCCATGCCCTGGATGACGGTCTGGTTCGACTCCGGATCGACGTAGGTCCGGAAGGTCGGGTCCTCCTTGGTGAAGCGGTTGAGGGCTTTGGACATGTTGATCTGCGACTTGTTGTCCTTGGGCACGATCGCCAGCGAAATGACCGGCTCGGGGACATACATGGAGGTCATGGTAAGGTTGACGCCCGGGGAGACGAAGGTGTCGCCGGAGGCGCACTCGATTCCGAACAGGGCGCCGATGTAGCCGGCCGACACGGCATCGATGTCCTCCATCTGATCGGCGTGCATGCGCACCACGCGGCCGACCTTGACCTTCTTGCCCGTGCGCACGTTGACGATGGTCGAGCCCTTGCCGATGGAGCCCTGGTAGACGCGGATGTAGGTCAACTGCCCGTAGTGGCCGTCCTCGAGCTTGAAGGCCAGCGCGACGACCGGCTTGTCCGGGTCGCTTTTCAGCGTGACGGGCGCTTCGTTGTTGTCCGTGTCCAGGGCCGTGTTCTCCACATCCGAGGGGCAGGGCAGCAGCGCGTTCACGGCATCGAGAAGGGGCTGCACGGCTTTATTCTTGTAGGCCGATCCGATGAAGACCGGCGTGAGCTCGCGGCGGATCGTCCCTGCGCGCAACGCCGAGATCAGAAGCTCCTGGGGAATTTCGCGCTCCTCCAGGGCCGCCTCCATCAGCTCGTCGGAAAACATGGATGCCGACTCGATGAGTTCCAGCCGCTTGGCCGTTGCCTCTTCCCGATACTCGGCGGGGATGTCCTCGGCGCGGACCGTTTCGCCGTTTTCGCCGTCAAAGTACAGGGCCTTCATGGCGACCAAATCGACGACACCCTGAAAATCCATCTCCAGGCCGATGGGGATCTGCATGGCGACGGCATTGTGGCCGAGCTTCGATCTGAGCTGGGCGGTCA
Coding sequences:
- a CDS encoding haloacid dehalogenase-like hydrolase → MDRITFPPGTRLAVIDLDGTLLKGLNAERIFYLGLFVHGRVGLIKMAGFLLSLVRDTLRIGFRNAIGSNALVLRGRDPEEVRAWAVAFGHGFLREAVPEDLRAKILSLRAGGCRIVLLSGSLQMIVDQLRERLEAEVLIGTGLEAADGKLTGRKTGIFAYGRRKIDALFSRIDPEGIDWPGSWALADRISDLPVFELVGHPVAVHGDRKLRRLARRKGWEIIGKR
- the fusA gene encoding elongation factor G; translated protein: MKSDIKKVRNIGISAHIDSGKTTLSERILFYTKRIHAIHDVKGKDGVGATMDSMELEKERGITIASAATFCEWLGHEINIIDTPGHVDFTIEVERSLRVLDGAILVLCSVGGVQSQSITVDQQMKRYKVPCIAFINKCDRSGADPSRVTAQLRSKLGHNAVAMQIPIGLEMDFQGVVDLVAMKALYFDGENGETVRAEDIPAEYREEATAKRLELIESASMFSDELMEAALEEREIPQELLISALRAGTIRRELTPVFIGSAYKNKAVQPLLDAVNALLPCPSDVENTALDTDNNEAPVTLKSDPDKPVVALAFKLEDGHYGQLTYIRVYQGSIGKGSTIVNVRTGKKVKVGRVVRMHADQMEDIDAVSAGYIGALFGIECASGDTFVSPGVNLTMTSMYVPEPVISLAIVPKDNKSQINMSKALNRFTKEDPTFRTYVDPESNQTVIQGMGELHLDVYVERMKREYRAEVKTGMPQVAYREAVSQAVDFDYTHKKQTGGAGQYARVIGRLEPLAKGAFEFVNDVKGGRIPREFIPSCEKGFRASLRKGQLIGFPVIGVKVVVNDGQYHPVDSSDIAFQTAAQGAFKQAYMKAKPQILEPIMKVSVEGPSEFAGNVFATISQRRGVIISSVEDGTFSRVDAEVPLAEMFGYSTVLRSLTQGKAEFTMEFLKYGKVPPHIAEMLTEQHLEAERKKSQR